From Granulicella sp. WH15, the proteins below share one genomic window:
- the rplM gene encoding 50S ribosomal protein L13, protein MSNLNNTTTIPSGKDIQRKWFVIDAAGKTLGRLSTSAASVLSGKLNPLYTPYIDMGDHVIVINAEKIVLTGLKSDSKMYRRYTGFPGGLREESFIKLLARRPEAIVEQAIKGMLPKSKLGRQMATKLKVYKGDKHPHFAQQPQPLEFHASNAPKKTGNASQAMVALEG, encoded by the coding sequence ATGAGCAATCTCAACAACACCACGACGATCCCCAGCGGGAAAGACATCCAGCGCAAGTGGTTCGTGATCGACGCCGCCGGCAAGACGCTCGGCCGCCTTTCCACCTCTGCCGCCTCGGTCCTCTCGGGCAAGCTCAATCCGCTCTACACGCCGTACATCGACATGGGCGATCACGTCATCGTGATTAACGCCGAGAAGATCGTCCTGACCGGCCTGAAGAGCGATTCGAAGATGTATCGCCGCTACACCGGCTTCCCCGGCGGTCTGCGCGAAGAGAGCTTCATCAAGCTGCTCGCGCGTCGTCCCGAGGCCATCGTCGAGCAGGCGATCAAGGGAATGTTGCCCAAGAGCAAGCTGGGACGCCAGATGGCGACCAAGCTCAAGGTCTATAAGGGCGACAAGCACCCGCACTTCGCCCAGCAGCCGCAGCCGCTCGAGTTCCACGCCTCCAACGCGCCGAAGAAGACGGGCAATGCGTCTCAGGCGATGGTTGCGCTCGAAGGCTAA
- a CDS encoding helix-turn-helix domain-containing protein — protein sequence MLAMQAERMERFGDELRGERERRGMSIETICAVTKVSQRHLQALEANRFGELPGGVFRKGILRSYLSTLGLDAAGESNWMSRFDDALRSAGLASDPEADWTEFAVNVKRNRQPAASGLGLTRWLGVFAMLLVLGALSWVAWRYAIQPHLRHQATILGSHAAGSLTGRRP from the coding sequence ATGCTGGCAATGCAAGCGGAGCGCATGGAACGATTCGGCGACGAACTGCGTGGCGAACGGGAACGGCGTGGCATGTCCATCGAGACCATCTGCGCAGTCACCAAGGTATCGCAGCGCCACCTCCAGGCGCTCGAAGCCAACCGCTTCGGTGAGCTTCCCGGCGGCGTCTTTCGCAAAGGCATCCTGCGCAGTTACCTCTCCACCCTTGGCCTCGACGCCGCCGGAGAATCCAACTGGATGAGCCGTTTCGACGACGCTCTGCGCTCTGCGGGCCTCGCCTCCGATCCCGAGGCCGACTGGACCGAGTTCGCCGTCAACGTCAAGCGCAACCGACAGCCCGCCGCCAGTGGCCTGGGCCTCACCCGCTGGCTGGGCGTCTTCGCCATGCTGCTGGTGCTCGGAGCGCTCAGTTGGGTGGCATGGCGCTACGCCATCCAGCCGCACCTGCGGCACCAGGCGACCATCCTCGGCAGCCACGCTGCAGGCAGCCTGACAGGCCGTCGTCCCTGA
- the metK gene encoding methionine adenosyltransferase, translating into MAKRDRFLFTSESVTEGHPDKIADQISDAILDACLEQDPYSRVACETLTCTGLVVIAGEITTKAYVDFQALVRGTVSAIGYDNALYGFDSNTCAVISTINKQSPDIAQGVDTGGAGDQGMMFGYATNETPELMPTPISLAHKLTHKLSEVRKSGLMSYLRPDGKSQVTVEYDANHKPVRVDAVVISTQHAESVGNDELRADILKHVIQAVIPAALLDENTKYHINPTGRFVIGGPMGDTGLTGRKIIVDTYGGMGRHGGGAFSGKDATKVDRSAAYMARYVAKNIVAAGLAQRCEVQLAYAIGVAEPVSVLVDTFGTGTVDSVELEKLVRANFSLTPKGIMEGLDLRRPIFKQTAAYGHFGRTGADFTWEATDKAAALKAGAEQLLTAAK; encoded by the coding sequence TTGGCGAAACGCGACCGTTTTCTTTTCACGAGTGAATCAGTCACCGAAGGGCACCCCGACAAAATTGCAGACCAGATCTCAGACGCCATTCTCGACGCCTGTCTGGAGCAGGACCCCTATAGCCGCGTAGCCTGCGAAACTCTCACCTGCACCGGCCTCGTCGTCATCGCCGGTGAGATCACCACCAAGGCTTACGTGGACTTCCAGGCTCTCGTGCGCGGCACCGTCTCCGCCATCGGCTACGACAACGCCCTCTACGGCTTCGATTCCAACACCTGCGCGGTCATCTCGACGATCAACAAGCAGTCCCCCGACATCGCGCAGGGCGTCGATACCGGCGGAGCCGGCGACCAGGGCATGATGTTCGGCTACGCGACCAACGAGACGCCTGAGCTGATGCCCACGCCCATCTCGCTGGCCCACAAGCTCACCCACAAGCTCTCCGAGGTCCGCAAGTCGGGTCTTATGAGCTACCTGCGCCCCGACGGCAAGAGCCAGGTCACCGTCGAGTACGACGCGAACCACAAGCCCGTCCGCGTCGATGCCGTCGTCATCTCCACTCAGCACGCCGAGTCGGTGGGCAACGACGAGCTTCGCGCCGACATCCTCAAGCACGTCATCCAGGCTGTGATCCCCGCGGCCCTGCTCGACGAGAACACCAAGTACCACATCAACCCGACCGGACGCTTCGTCATCGGCGGACCGATGGGTGACACCGGCCTCACCGGCCGAAAGATCATCGTCGACACCTACGGCGGCATGGGCCGTCACGGCGGCGGAGCCTTCTCGGGCAAGGATGCGACCAAGGTTGACCGTTCGGCGGCCTACATGGCGCGTTACGTGGCCAAGAACATCGTCGCGGCGGGCCTGGCCCAGCGCTGCGAGGTCCAGCTTGCCTACGCCATCGGCGTCGCCGAGCCGGTCTCGGTTCTGGTCGACACCTTCGGCACCGGCACGGTGGACTCGGTCGAGCTGGAGAAGCTGGTCCGTGCCAACTTCTCCCTGACGCCCAAGGGCATCATGGAAGGACTCGACCTGCGCCGTCCCATCTTCAAGCAGACGGCGGCCTACGGCCACTTCGGCCGCACCGGCGCGGACTTCACCTGGGAGGCGACCGACAAGGCCGCCGCTCTCAAGGCCGGAGCCGAGCAGCTTCTCACCGCAGCC